A region from the Aegilops tauschii subsp. strangulata cultivar AL8/78 chromosome 5, Aet v6.0, whole genome shotgun sequence genome encodes:
- the LOC141022892 gene encoding uncharacterized protein, with amino-acid sequence MEHTCPASGENTKATTKWLSKAVEPSLRADPRAHVDALIKNSKVKFSVDVSKSAAYRARRKAMKVVQGDQKEQYYRLRDYLQAVIDTNPGSRCIIITFEDPENPAPTPRFKYMFYCLHASKQGFLNGCRPFIGKSTTAFCSKYLVDKFMVANLGMDAGLDGCFIKLTTGQQILAATGRDGNNNIYPIAFGVVDKEDSESWTWFLTQLRCCIGSGSKFGTYTIISDRQKRYCLRHIYANFQSAGFRGAELKKLVDQASYSFTKHGHELAMAELKAGEVFNKMILDVRAKPIRTIFEGIRTKQMIKRQKTREKTETSRWMIIPNYSEKLEENKKRWGMAGVTWSHAIAAMSKLHMHPEDYVHEFFKNPLYIEAYKDIVYPVPGPEFWPDTHTQDIEPQVFKEKPGKKQTARRKGQFEVPAPKDTSRMGTITCSNCGLQGHRYTNCGKALKPSLEMRKNLHQVI; translated from the exons ATGGAGCACACTTGTCCAGCATCAGGAGAGAACACAAAGGCTACTACTAAGTGGCTTTCAAAAGCAGTTGAGCCTTCTCTTAGAGCAGATCCTAGAGCACATGTAGATGCACTTATTAAAAACAGCAAAGTTAAGTTTTCAGTTGATGTATCAAAGAGTGCGGCCTATAGGGCAAGGAGGAAGGCTATGAAGGTTGTGCAAGGCGACCAGAAGGAGCAGTACTATAGACTGAGGGACTACCTACAAGCAGTTATTGATACAAACCCTGGTAGCAGGTGTATAATTATAACATTTGAGGACCCAGAAAACCCTGCACCAACTCCTAGATTTAAGTACATGTTCTACTGCTTGCATGCATCAAAGCAAGGATTTCTTAACGGTTGCAGGCCCTTTATAGGTAAATCTACAACTGCATTTTGTTCAAAATATCTTGTTGATAAATTTATGGTAGCTAATTTGGGTATGGATGCAGGGCTTGATGGTTGCTTCATCAAGCTAACCACTGGACAGCAAATTCTTGCAGCCACAGGAAGAGATGGCAACAACAACATCTACCCCATAGCCTTTGGTGTGGTTGATAAGGAAGATTCAGAGAGTTGGACATGGTTCCTAACCCAGCTAAGATGTTGCATTGGAAGTGGAAGCAAATTTGGAACCTACACCATTATTTCTGACAGGCAAAAG AGATACTGCCTGAGGCACATATATGCAAATTTTCAGTCAGCTGGTTTCAGAGGAGCAGAACTAAAGAAGCTAGTAGATCAGGCTAGCTACTCATTCACCAAACATGGCCATGAATTAGCAATGGCAGAGCTTAAAGCAGG TGAGGTTTTCAACAAAATGATCCTTGATGTTAGGGCCAAACCAATTAGGACTATCTTTGAAGGAATTAGGACTAAGCAGATGATCAAAAGGCAGAAGACTAGGGAAAAGACAGAGACCAGCAGGTGGATGATCATACCCAACTATTCAGAGAAACTGGAGGAGAATAAGAA GAGGTGGGGCATGGCAGGTGTGACATGGAGTCATGCAATTGCAGCAATGAGCAAGCTTCACATGCACCCAGAGGACTATGTGCATGAATTTTTCAAAAACCCACTATATATTGAAGCATACAAAGACATAGTGTACCCTGTCCCTGGTCCTGAATTCTGGCCTGACACCCATACTCAGGATATTGAGCCCCAAGTGTTCAAAGAAAAACCAGGGAAGAAACAGACAGCTAGGAGAAAGGGCCAGTTTGAGGTGCCTGCACCAAAGGACACAAGCAGGATGGGAACAATTACATGTAGCAATTGTGGTCTACAGGGCCATAGATATACTAACTGTGGGAAAGCTCTAAAACCAAGTCTTGAGATGAGAAAGAACTTACACCAGGTCATTTAA